A single genomic interval of Gossypium raimondii isolate GPD5lz chromosome 11, ASM2569854v1, whole genome shotgun sequence harbors:
- the LOC105801525 gene encoding serine/threonine-protein phosphatase 7 long form homolog isoform X1, with amino-acid sequence MCWATRPNKAKIRGCLSLLQSWARFRFPFLRPRVDHPYTFPFITRWNHPTSYAGLPSCLKDIRLLLDQKLEAEFKWTQYEDPAIRIVIPDEYLQNPNTWHVKVVLVNYASVEILQTDRVLRQFGFRQLIPMAPEVLDDHHKIDLRQLHTDWPRFWSHYIQKWKDQYDYIPTQEPIIVPELVCVPEYMPWFRIHAKSYLLSTEERQRQLRIQRERRGPLNPRRRDDDTSPSTRPRQSPNPSSAAIQSPGPARVPTQSPDPAVQPTILTAQPF; translated from the exons ATGTGTTGGGCAACGCGACCCAATAAAGCGAAAATTAGAGGTTgtctgtcactactgcagtcatgggcacggtttcgctttccatttttacgtcctcgagtggaccacccatatacatttccattcataacgag gtggaaccatccgacAAGTTATGCTGGATTACCTAGCTGTCTtaaagatatacggcttctattagaccaaaaGTTagaagcagaa tttaaATGGACAcaatacgaggatccggcaattcggaTAGTAATTCCGGATGAGTACTTGCAAAATCCAAAtacttggcacgtgaaagtcgtATTGGTCAACTATGCGTCCGTGGAGATACTCCAGACGGACAGAGTATTACGGCAATTTGGATTCCGACAACTGATCCCCATGGCACCTGAGGTGTTGGATGACcatcacaaaatcgacctacggcaattgcatacggattggccgagattctggtcACACTACATCCAAAAGTGGAAAGATCagtatgattatatacctactcaggaaccgatcatcgttcctGAGTTAGTGTGCGTAccggaatacatgccatggtttaggatccatgccAAGTCGTATTTACTGTCGACAGAGGAGAGGCAACGGCAATTACGTATCCAAAGGGAACGAcgtggccctttaaatccaagacgaaGAGATGACGACACAAGcccatcaacgaggcccagacaatCACCCAAcccatcatcagcggccattcaatcaccaggcccagcGAGAGTACCGACACAGTCACCTGacccagcagttcaaccgaCGATACTCACGGCACAACCTTTttag
- the LOC105801525 gene encoding uncharacterized protein LOC105801525 isoform X2, translating into MGTVSLSIFTSSSGPPIYISIHNEFKWTQYEDPAIRIVIPDEYLQNPNTWHVKVVLVNYASVEILQTDRVLRQFGFRQLIPMAPEVLDDHHKIDLRQLHTDWPRFWSHYIQKWKDQYDYIPTQEPIIVPELVCVPEYMPWFRIHAKSYLLSTEERQRQLRIQRERRGPLNPRRRDDDTSPSTRPRQSPNPSSAAIQSPGPARVPTQSPDPAVQPTILTAQPF; encoded by the exons atgggcacggtttcgctttccatttttacgtcctcgagtggaccacccatatacatttccattcataacgag tttaaATGGACAcaatacgaggatccggcaattcggaTAGTAATTCCGGATGAGTACTTGCAAAATCCAAAtacttggcacgtgaaagtcgtATTGGTCAACTATGCGTCCGTGGAGATACTCCAGACGGACAGAGTATTACGGCAATTTGGATTCCGACAACTGATCCCCATGGCACCTGAGGTGTTGGATGACcatcacaaaatcgacctacggcaattgcatacggattggccgagattctggtcACACTACATCCAAAAGTGGAAAGATCagtatgattatatacctactcaggaaccgatcatcgttcctGAGTTAGTGTGCGTAccggaatacatgccatggtttaggatccatgccAAGTCGTATTTACTGTCGACAGAGGAGAGGCAACGGCAATTACGTATCCAAAGGGAACGAcgtggccctttaaatccaagacgaaGAGATGACGACACAAGcccatcaacgaggcccagacaatCACCCAAcccatcatcagcggccattcaatcaccaggcccagcGAGAGTACCGACACAGTCACCTGacccagcagttcaaccgaCGATACTCACGGCACAACCTTTttag
- the LOC105803752 gene encoding protein MICRORCHIDIA 2, with amino-acid sequence MPPKVEKEHLNVVDIASSDDDGDAQTVARKKASSLGERQLRRNISSPEIPQSSGPITPPALPSDETLDSRSFWKAGNYVIGPTSKPALLEGALEHARVHPKFLHSNATSHKWAFGAIAELMDNAVDEIQHGATFIKVDKIDIKMDNSPGPALLFLDDGGGMDPVLLRKCMSLGYSSKKSNTTIGQYGNGFKTSTMRLGADVIVFSRSTRAGKATQSVGLLSYTFLRRTGQDDVIVPMIDFDISGHWAEPIIYSTHDDWSSNLKTILEWSPFSLKEDLLLQFDDIGPHGTKIIIYNLWLNDEGIYELAFDDDDEDIRLRDEALREATTKVLKKTVELQSHISYRLRYSLRAYASMLYLRKFNNFQIILRGKPVQQFNIADELQYPKVVTYKPQVAAGSKECSVETTIGFIKETPTNVSGFNVYHKNRLIRPFWKVKSDGSVIGNGVVGVLEADFIEPAHDKQDFERSSLFVRLENRLKQMVHEYWKGHCYLMGYQPPGFAAKQKKLLANQHNNSSNLPAGGKQDSRDEQPGLDVPDVVMPEGDLASISVDQLCEENIQLFMRCEEKAQKEADLKQTIEELEKGLEDMRKKCAHLSSLLESKRKQKVT; translated from the exons atgcCTCCGAAGGTTGAAAAAGAGCATCTCAATGTTGTAGACATAGCCAGCAGCGACGATGACGGCGACGCTCAAACTGTCGCCAGAAAGAAAGCTTCCTCTCTCGGAGAACGACAACTTCGACGGAATATATCCAGTCCTGAAATACCACAGAGCTCAGGACCCATCACGCCGCCGGCACTACCCTCCGATGAAACCCTAGACTCTCGAAGTTTCTGGAAGGCGGGGAATTATGTCATTGGCCCCACTTCCAAACCAGCTCTGCTTGAAG gTGCATTGGAGCATGCGCGTGTACACCCCAAGTTTCTTCACTCAAATGCGACGTCGCATAAGTGGGCGTTTGGAG CAATTGCAGAGCTAATGGACAATGCTGTGGATGAA ATTCAACATGGTGCAACTTTTATAAAGGttgataaaattgatataaagaTGGATAATTCTCCAGGTCCAGCTTTACTTTTTCTAG ATGATGGTGGAGGAATGGATCCTGTATTGCTACGGAAATGTATGAGCTTGGGTTATTCTTCTAAGAAATCAAATACAACAATTGGACAGT ATGGAAATGGATTCAAGACAAGTACCATGCGACTAGGTGCTGATGTTATTGTTTTTAGTCGGTCAACTAGGGCAGG CAAAGCAACACAGAGCGTGGGACTTCTATCTTATACTTTTCTACGCCGAACTGGACAGGATGATGTCATTGTTCCTATG attgattttgatatttctgGTCATTGGGCAGAGCCAATAATTTACAGCACACACGATGATTGGTCTTCTAACTTGAAAACTATCTTGGAATGGTCTCCCTTTTCATTAAAGGAGGATCTGCTGCTACAG TTTGATGATATTGGACCACAtggaacaaaaataataatatacaactTATGGCTGAATGATGAAGGCATATATGAACTGGcttttgatgatgatgatgag gacATTCGACTGAGAGATGAAGCTCTTCGTGAAGCTACAACTAAAGTACTCAAAAAGACAGTTGAACTTCAATCCCATATTTCTTACCGCCTCCGGTATTCACTGAGG GCATATGCTTCAATGCTATACCTCAGAAAATTCAATAACTTCCAGATCATATTAAGGGGGAAACCTGTCCAACAGTTCAATATCGCTGACGAGTTACAATATCCAAAGGTTGTAACATACAAACCCCAAGTAGCTGCTGGATCAAAAGAG TGTTCAGTGGAAACTACCATTGGATTTATAAAGGAGACCCCTACAAATGTTTCGGGATTTAATGTATACCATAAAAATCGCCTTATCAGG CCCTTCTGGAAAGTGAAAAGTGATGGCTCTGTGATAGGGAATGGTGTTGTTG GTGTTCTTGAAGCTGACTTTATAGAACCAGCACATGACAAGCAGGATTTTGAGAGGTCTTCGCTGTTTGTCCGGCTGGAAAATAGGCTAAAGCAGATGGTTCATGAGTACTG GAAAGGCCATTGTTACTTGATGGGCTATCAGCCTCCAGGTTTTGCTGCAAAGCAGAAGAAATTGTTAGCTAATCAGCATAACAATAGTTCTAATTTGCCAGCCGGTGGCAAGCAGGATTCAAGAGATGAACAACCAGGTCTTGATGTCCCTGATGTAGTCATGCCTGAAGGTGACCTGGCATCCATATCAGTTGATCAGTTATGTGAAGAGAACATACAACTTTTCATGAG GTGTGAAGAAAAAGCACAGAAGGAAGCTGACTTGAAACAAACG ATTGAGGAACTAGAGAAGGGGTTGGAAGATATGAGAAAGAAGTGTGCCCACCTTTCTTCACTCCTAGAGTCCAAACGTAAACAGAAggttacataa